One Pseudonocardia sediminis DNA window includes the following coding sequences:
- a CDS encoding ArsR/SmtB family transcription factor, with protein sequence MHKVPEALSGARVIDPDQVCDAVAVLSDVDKVAHAATILDVLGEANRLSILLSLQHAGDLCVSDLAVAVGMSDSAVSHALRLLRAHGMVTAHREGRLVRYRVAGGLGQRLLEVVSAEAVSAGSLHVHGHDDAPDA encoded by the coding sequence GTGCACAAGGTCCCGGAGGCCCTCAGTGGGGCGCGCGTCATCGACCCGGACCAGGTCTGCGACGCCGTCGCGGTGCTGTCCGACGTCGACAAGGTCGCCCACGCCGCGACGATCCTCGACGTGCTGGGGGAGGCCAACCGGCTCTCCATCCTGCTCTCGCTGCAGCACGCCGGGGACCTGTGCGTCTCCGACCTGGCCGTCGCCGTCGGGATGAGCGACAGCGCCGTCTCGCACGCGCTGCGGCTCCTGCGCGCGCACGGCATGGTCACCGCGCACCGCGAGGGCCGTCTCGTGCGCTACCGCGTGGCGGGCGGGCTCGGGCAGCGGCTGCTGGAGGTCGTCTCCGCCGAGGCGGTGTCCGCGGGCTCGCTGCACGTGCACGGGCACGACGACGCCCCCGA
- a CDS encoding HhH-GPD-type base excision DNA repair protein, producing the protein MTSLCIAQDPDADALLEREPLALLLGMLLDQQIQMEIAFKGPQKLYERLGGLDVRVIADYDPDEFATLATTPPAIHRYGGSMAKRVQALCQYLVEEYDGDVEAIWTRDKPTGAEVLKRLKALPGYGEQKAKIFLALLGKQRDVKPYGWRKAAGDYGKENTRLSAADVVDATSLIEVRNTKKAKKAEAKAASSG; encoded by the coding sequence ATGACCAGCCTGTGCATCGCCCAGGACCCCGATGCCGACGCCCTGCTCGAGCGCGAGCCCCTGGCGTTGCTGCTCGGGATGCTGCTCGACCAGCAGATCCAGATGGAGATCGCGTTCAAGGGCCCGCAGAAGCTCTACGAGCGCCTCGGCGGCCTGGACGTCCGGGTGATCGCCGACTACGACCCCGACGAGTTCGCGACGCTGGCCACCACGCCGCCGGCGATCCATCGCTACGGCGGGTCGATGGCCAAGCGCGTCCAGGCGCTGTGCCAGTACCTCGTCGAGGAGTACGACGGCGACGTCGAGGCGATCTGGACCCGCGACAAGCCGACCGGCGCCGAGGTGCTCAAGCGGCTCAAGGCCCTGCCCGGCTACGGCGAGCAGAAGGCGAAGATCTTCCTGGCCCTGCTGGGCAAGCAGCGCGACGTCAAGCCCTACGGCTGGCGCAAGGCGGCGGGGGACTACGGCAAGGAGAACACCCGGCTCTCGGCCGCGGACGTCGTCGACGCGACGTCGTTGATCGAGGTCCGCAACACCAAGAAGGCCAAGAAGGCGGAGGCGAAGGCCGCCTCCTCCGGCTAG
- a CDS encoding YggT family protein — MVASLLGLLLVLFQFVLIARVVVDWIEVLGSGRGGTALVTARRVTHTLTEPVVAPVRRVMGTVRMGNVGLDLSVVVVFLIILVLRVVVVPLIPF, encoded by the coding sequence ATGGTCGCTTCCCTGCTCGGCCTGCTGCTGGTGCTGTTCCAGTTCGTCCTGATCGCCCGCGTGGTCGTCGACTGGATCGAGGTCCTGGGGTCCGGTCGCGGCGGCACCGCGCTGGTCACCGCGCGGCGCGTCACGCACACCCTCACCGAACCCGTCGTGGCCCCGGTCCGCCGGGTGATGGGGACGGTGCGGATGGGCAACGTCGGCCTCGACCTCTCGGTCGTGGTCGTCTTCCTGATCATCCTGGTCCTGCGCGTGGTCGTCGTGCCGCTCATCCCGTTCTGA